The following proteins come from a genomic window of Rutidosis leptorrhynchoides isolate AG116_Rl617_1_P2 chromosome 10, CSIRO_AGI_Rlap_v1, whole genome shotgun sequence:
- the LOC139870597 gene encoding secreted RxLR effector protein 161-like, with product MKNVPYASAVGSLMYAMMCTRPDICFAVGMVSRYQSNPGYTDADWGRDMDERKSTSGFVFLLNKGAISWSIKKQSCITLSTMEAEFVAFSVAAQEAVWLSRFLSSLGVVGNTIDRALIYSDNEAAIAYSKDPKFHCKTKYIDIKYNYVKDKVARKEVSMEYMSTHDMVADPLTKPIHRDAFVKYVRSQGLRRL from the exons atgaaaaatgttCCTTATGCTAGTGCGGTTGGAAGTCTTATGTATGCTATGATGTGTACGAGACCGGATATCTGCTTTGCTGTTGGCATGGTAAGCCGATACCAATCCAATCCAG GCTATACTGATGCTGATTGGGGAAGAGATATGGATGAAAGAAAATCCACCTCTGGCTTTGTTTTTCTGTTAAACAAAGGTGCTATATCTTGGAGTATCAAGAAACAATCATGTATAACATTGTCTACAATGGAAGCTGAATTTGTGGCATTTTCAGTTGCTGCACAAGAAGCTGTGTGGCTTAGTCGATTTTTGAGTAGTTTGGGAGTTGTTGGCAATACCATTGATCGAGCATTGATATACTCTGATAATGAGGCTGCCATTGCATATTCAAAAGACCCCAAGTTTCATTGTAAAACAAAGTACATTGATATAAAGTACAATTATGTGAAGGACAAAGTTGCAAGAAAGGAAGTAAGTATGGAGTACATGTCTACGCATGATATGGTAGCAGATCCTTTGACAAAACCTATACATAGAGATGCATTTGTTAAGTATGTTAGGTCTCAAGGTTTGCGTAGATTATGa
- the LOC139873167 gene encoding 4-coumarate--CoA ligase-like 1 produces MGKGSQNLTKEDEEIIFRSRYPPVPIPDNVTLPEFVLKDSELYADNVAFVDAATKKSYTHGQVVRDVKRFSKALRSLGLRTGHVVVVVLPNVVEYAIVALGIMAAGGVFSGANPSSHSSEIKKQVDLAEAKLVVTDEKTFNKVKELGLPVIIVGEERVEGTIYWDELLEAAERASNNGIESVVKQNGLCALPFSSGTTGLSKGVMLTHRNIVANLCSTLFSVNPEFIGKVTILGLIPYFHIYGLTGILCATLRNKGKVVVMGRYDLSTVLKALIEHEVHFAPIVPPILLGLVKHPILEDLAKLKLKSVMTAAAPLAPEIYEEFQRRFPEVEVQEAYGMTEHSCITLTHGHHTAKKRSVGYILPNLEVKFVDPDTGRSLPSNTHGEICVRSQCVMKGYYKNEEETAQTIDEQGWLHTGDIGYIDDEGDIFIVDRMKELIKYKGFQVAPAELEGILLGHPSIEDAAVVGLPDVEAGEIPGANVVMCKDAKESEEDIMKYVANNVAQYKKIRVLHFVDNIPKSPSGKIMRRLIKEKMLENITKSAKQ; encoded by the exons ATGGGAAAAGGTTCACAAAACTTAACAAAAGAAGATGAAGAAATCATTTTCAGAAGCCGATATCCGCCTGTTCCCATTCCAGACAACGTTACATTACCAGAGTTCGTGCTTAAGGATTCCGAATTGTATGCAGATAACGTGGCGTTCGTGGATGCTGCAACCAAAAAGTCGTACACTCATGGTCAAGTCGTTAGGGACGTTAAAAGGTTTTCTAAGGCGTTAAGGTCCCTTGGACTGAGAACGGGCCATGTTGTGGTTGTGGTACTTCCTAATGTGGTGGAGTACGCAATCGTTGCTCTTGGCATTATGGCAGCTGGTGGTGTCTTTTCGGGTGCAAACCCATCTAGCCATTCGTCTGAGATCAAGAAACAGGTCGACTTAGCTGAAGCCAAACTAGTTGTAACCGATGAAAAAACTTTCAATAAG GTGAAAGAATTAGGGTTACCTGTGATTATAGTTGGCGAAGAACGAGTAGAAGGGACCATTTATTGGGACGAGTTACTTGAAGCAGCAGAGCGAGCTAGCAACAATGGGATAGAAAGCGTTGTCAAACAAAATGGCCTTTGTGCCCTTCCATTTTCATCTGGGACAACAGGACTTTCAAAAGGAGTAATGTTAACTCATAGAAATATAGTAGCCAACCTTTGTTCAACCCTTTTTAGTGTTAACCCTGAATTCATAGGCAAAGTTACTATACTAGGACTAATTCCGTACTTTCACATATACGGACTAACTGGGATCTTATGCGCTACGCTTAGAAACAAAGGGAAAGTTGTGGTTATGGGTAGGTATGATTTGTCTACTGTTTTGAAAGCGTTGATCGAGCATGAAGTGCATTTTGCACCTATTGTACCTCCAATACTTCTAGGACTAGTTAAGCATCCGATACTTGAAGATCTTGCGAAGCTCAAACTTAAATCCGTCATGACAGCCGCAGCACCTTTGGCTCCCGAGATTTATGAGGAGTTTCAAAGGAGATTTCCCGAAGTTGAGGTTCAAGAG GCTTATGGCATGACAGAACATAGTTGCATAACGCTAACCCATGGCCATCATACGGCCAAAAAGCGCTCAGTTGGCTACATTTTACCGAATTTAGAAGTGAAATTCGTTGATCCTGACACTGGTCGTTCGTTACCTTCAAACACACACGGAGAAATATGTGTTAGAAGTCAATGTGTCATGAAAG GTTACTACAAGAATGAAGAAGAGACAGCTCAAACTATCGACGAACAAGGATGGCTTCACACGGGTGACATTGGGTACATTGACGATGAAGGTGATATCTTTATCGTTGATCGTATGAAAGAGTTAATCAAGTATAAAGGATTTCAA GTTGCACCAGCCGAACTAGAGGGAATACTTCTTGGACATCCTTCGATTGAGGATGCTGCTGTTGTAGG GTTGCCTGATGTAGAGGCAGGAGAAATACCAGGGGCAAATGTGGTAATGTGCAAAGATGCAAAAGAGAGTGAAGAAGATATAATGAAGTATGTAGCAAATAATGTAGCACAATACAAGAAAATAAGGGTGCTTCATTTTGTTGACAATATACCAAAATCACCATCTGGGAAGATCATGAGAAGGCTTATTAAAGAGAAGATGTTGGAGAATATTACCAAGTCTGCTAAACAATAA